One Kaistella polysaccharea DNA segment encodes these proteins:
- a CDS encoding sugar 3,4-ketoisomerase has translation MKNKPNVFDCSVIDLDKINFNEGNLTVIENNSQFPFEVKRVFYLYDIAGGESRGAHAHKQCHQFLIAASGSFEVSLDDGKFKRQVFLNRPDLGLHIPPGVWAFEVNFSSGAICLVLASHTYSEADYLRNYDDFLNYINE, from the coding sequence ATGAAAAATAAACCGAATGTTTTTGACTGTTCTGTTATAGATTTAGATAAAATTAATTTCAATGAAGGAAATCTAACCGTCATTGAAAACAACTCCCAATTTCCCTTTGAGGTAAAGCGGGTTTTTTATTTATACGATATCGCCGGTGGTGAAAGCCGTGGTGCACATGCCCACAAACAATGCCACCAATTTCTTATTGCTGCTTCAGGAAGTTTTGAAGTTTCTTTAGATGACGGTAAATTTAAAAGACAGGTTTTTTTGAACCGTCCTGATTTAGGGCTTCATATTCCTCCAGGAGTCTGGGCATTTGAAGTTAATTTTTCTTCAGGTGCTATTTGTTTGGTTTTGGCCTCGCATACCTATAGTGAAGCAGACTATCTTAGAAACTACGATGATTTTTTAAATTATATCAATGAGTAA
- a CDS encoding acyltransferase, producing the protein MSKIHPLSDVQTPNIGKDTLVWQYTVILKDAVIGNNCNINCQVFIENNVIIGDNVSIKPGVQIWDGLRIEDNVFIGPNVTFTNDRYPRSKQYPPEFQQTVIKKGASIGANATILGGLTIGESALIGAGSVVTKDVPANELWVGNPARKIRNIEK; encoded by the coding sequence ATGAGTAAGATTCATCCACTATCCGATGTGCAAACTCCAAATATTGGTAAGGATACTTTGGTCTGGCAATATACCGTTATCTTAAAAGATGCAGTGATTGGCAACAATTGCAATATTAATTGTCAAGTTTTTATTGAAAACAACGTTATTATCGGTGATAATGTATCCATAAAACCAGGTGTGCAGATTTGGGATGGTTTAAGAATTGAAGATAATGTCTTTATCGGTCCTAATGTTACATTTACGAATGATCGTTATCCACGCTCAAAACAATATCCACCTGAATTTCAGCAAACAGTTATTAAAAAAGGGGCAAGTATCGGGGCAAACGCAACTATCTTAGGCGGACTTACCATAGGAGAAAGCGCACTTATTGGAGCTGGTAGTGTAGTAACTAAAGATGTACCTGCAAATGAATTATGGGTCGGTAATCCTGCCCGCAAAATTAGAAATATAGAAAAATGA
- a CDS encoding DegT/DnrJ/EryC1/StrS family aminotransferase, with protein MIKFLDLQKINLVHQQEIEEKLLHVFRSGWYLLGNEVKDFETNLANYIGSPNAIGVANGLDALRLIFRAYLELGHLRVGDEVIVPANTYIASILAITDNRLKPVFAEPNINNYNFDIAKIEGVITPKTKAIMVVHLYGQVCWSEELETLAKKHNLKIIEDNAQAIGAEWKGIKTGNLGDAAGFSFYPGKNLGALGDGGAVTCKDALVAKTIRALANYGSEEKYVNKYQGLNSRLDEIQAAVLDVKLKYIDADNDKRRKVAEKYIAEIHNPKVTLPLLRSDPKEHVWHLFVIRIENRERLQKYLDENGVQTLIHYPIPPHKQKAYHYYNHLSFPITEKIHEVILSLPISPVMEIEEVETIISLLNNY; from the coding sequence ATGATTAAGTTTTTAGATTTACAGAAAATAAATTTAGTTCATCAACAGGAAATTGAAGAAAAACTTTTACATGTTTTCCGAAGTGGGTGGTATCTTTTAGGTAACGAAGTAAAGGACTTTGAAACCAATTTAGCGAATTATATTGGGTCACCAAATGCGATCGGTGTTGCCAATGGGTTAGATGCTTTGCGATTAATTTTTAGAGCCTATCTGGAACTGGGACATTTAAGAGTAGGGGATGAGGTGATCGTTCCGGCCAATACTTATATTGCTTCAATTTTAGCTATTACTGATAATCGCTTAAAACCCGTTTTTGCAGAGCCAAATATCAATAATTACAATTTTGATATAGCTAAAATTGAAGGTGTTATTACGCCGAAAACAAAAGCCATCATGGTGGTTCATTTATACGGACAGGTTTGTTGGTCCGAAGAACTGGAAACTTTAGCAAAAAAACATAATTTAAAAATTATCGAAGATAATGCGCAGGCAATTGGTGCAGAATGGAAGGGAATAAAAACTGGTAATTTAGGTGATGCAGCAGGTTTTAGTTTTTATCCTGGAAAAAATCTGGGCGCTTTAGGGGATGGAGGCGCCGTAACTTGTAAAGACGCATTAGTGGCAAAAACGATCAGAGCCTTAGCTAATTATGGTTCCGAAGAAAAATATGTCAACAAATACCAGGGATTAAATAGTAGATTGGACGAAATACAGGCGGCGGTTCTTGATGTTAAGTTAAAATATATAGATGCTGATAATGACAAGCGACGGAAAGTTGCAGAAAAATATATTGCTGAAATTCACAATCCAAAAGTAACGCTTCCCTTATTACGTTCAGATCCTAAAGAACATGTTTGGCATTTGTTTGTAATCAGAATCGAAAATAGAGAAAGATTGCAAAAATATTTGGATGAAAATGGTGTTCAAACATTAATCCATTATCCGATTCCGCCACATAAGCAGAAAGCCTATCATTATTATAATCATTTATCATTTCCAATTACGGAAAAAATTCATGAGGTAATCTTAAGTTTACCAATCAGTCCAGTGATGGAAATCGAAGAGGTGGAAACAATTATATCGTTGCTTAATAACTATTAA